The following coding sequences lie in one Fusarium poae strain DAOMC 252244 chromosome 1, whole genome shotgun sequence genomic window:
- a CDS encoding hypothetical protein (BUSCO:28997at5125) — MSDDQLILPIIDSHIHLYPASEVDSLSWYTPENPLAGQHSLEEYREATSSAPSLLGFVFVETDRKNDIEAGAADGSGWEAPLAEVSWLKRIALGQPREGEGHTVEDAKLCLGIVPWAPVVSGPEVLERYLDRVKEEAGDAWPKIKGFRYLLQDKPHGTMLDDKFIEGVKLLGRRGFTFDVGVDQHRRGKKQLEEVVAFVERVHDGVPEDEKVTLVLNHLCKPDFSVINVTSDPGFHAWRTAVYALSKDSHVYMKLSGGFSEMPDSLRKQDPNHIFEATLGWLGITLATFGPSRIMFGSDWPVCTVDNDNGWPRWRSVVERMCWMATLGDEERAMIFGGTAKKAYNL; from the exons ATGTCCGACGACCAACTCATCCTCCCCATCATCGACTCCCATATCCACCTCTACCCAGCCTCCGAAGTCGATTCTCTCTCTTGGTACACCCCTGAGAACCCTCTCGCCGGCCAGCATTCTCTCGAAGAATACCGCGAAGCTACCTCTTCAGCCCCATCTCTCCTGGGATTTGTCTTTGTCGAGACAGACCGCAAGAACGATATCGAAGCCGGCGCCGCAGATGGATCAGGCTGGGAAGCTCCTCTAGCTGAGGTCTCGTGGCTCAAGCGTATTGCCCTCGGCCAACCGCGTGAAGGCGAGGGTCACACAGTTGAGGATGCAAAGCTGTGTCTGGGTATCGTTCCCTGGGCGCCTGTGGTCAGTGGCCCTGAGGTGTTGGAGCGTTATCTCGACCgtgtcaaggaggaggcTGGCGATGCTTGGCCTAAGATCAAGGGTTTCCGCTACCTGCTACAGGACAAGCCCCATGGCACCATGTTGGACGACAAGTTCATTGAGGGTGTAAAGCTGCTTGGCCGTCGAGGATTCACCTttgatgttggtgttgatcAGCACCGCCGAGGAAAGAAGCAACTCGAAGAGGTGGTTGCATTCGTTGAACGTGTCCACGACGGCGTCCCAGAGGATGAAAAAGTCACATTGGTGCTAA ACCATCTCTGCAAACCAGACTTTAGCGTCATCAACGTCACATCCGATCCAGGATTCCATGCCTGGCGCACCGCCGTGTACGCTCTCAGCAAAGATTCTCATGTCTACATGAAGCTCTCGGGCGGCTTCTCTGAGATGCCCGATTCCCTGCGAAAGCAGGACCCCAACCATATCTTCGAGGCTACTCTTGGCTGGCTCGGCATCACCCTTGCTACATTTGGTCCTAGCCGCATCATGTTTGGCAGCGACTGGCCTGTATGCACTGTCGACAACGACAATGGCTGGCCCAGATGGCGCAGCGTTGTTGAGCGCATGTGCTGGATGGCGACCCTGGGTGACGAGGAGCGTGCCATGATCTTTGGCGGAACAGCCAAGAAGGCTTACAACCTCTAG